TGCGCTAATGCTCACACGAAAGAACTTTGTCAATCAGTAGGAGGAAAATGTCAAATAATTACAGACGGATACTTTGCCACAAACGTACTGTGTATTGCTATTGGGTTCCTTCTTTATTTTGGTTGGATCAAGCGAACGGCGAACCACCTTCAAAGTTTGCCAAGCACTGCTTGGAGAGTGCACCAGGACTAGCTCTCTTTTTTCATAAATCTGGGAGCAATATAAACTGTCATAATACCCAAATAACTCCAAAACAGTCCgaacaatttttcactCATGGAATGAAAATAGATACCAGTCATTAACAACATCCATGTCCATAGAAAACATAGACATAGAACTAAAATCTCAGGATAATCTCCTAGCACCTGTAGAGCTTGGGTAAACTGTCTCTTGCGGATGGTAAGAAGTAGCCTCTTGAACACATTCGTGTGATGTTGCACAATATTTACCTCGTGAGCCAGTGAGTGAGTAAGTTCAATCATTAAAAATATCCACGAGATAGAAAGCAGAAAAACATGACCTGAAGGATCATGTCCTCCAGTCCATTCACCTTTTATAGATCTGCACGTGCTTGAACTTATGATGGCCTCTTGAACCAGCGGTTCGGAATCTTTCTTACTAAAAAACTCTCTAAATGCAGGAAACCTTTGAATATACCTTTCTGCTTGGATGGTGGGTATATTGGAACATTTTCCACCCGTAAATACAAATAATCTATCCATAATTGGCAGACCAAAGCACCATTGGGTGAAAACCCACCACCATCCGGTTATGAGTGCGAGTCTTACTATAGTTACAGGCTTTATCTTGACACCTTTTCGTAACTTTGCAACGCAGAAAATAGTGAATATGATAAGATTCCAGCCCCATCCGTTTTTGACAAAAACCATATTAACCAAATTCCGCTTATCAGTGAAATAGTTATTCACTTCCTCGGAAGGCGAAAACAGATAGATCAATTGCCCCAACATCAGCACAACTAGTGGCAACAAAAGTATCACCAACTCTCGAAGAGCCAAACGGGAAATGCTGCTAAGCCTCTTGGCTAACGAGTTAATTATCCCCAAATGCTGCTCATAAGTGGCAGTATTGTCCATCTTTCTAATGGGGCACTAATTTGCTAGGTCTAATCTGACAAGTTTAAGGATAAAGTAGTGAACCTTTACACCACCTGAGTGCTACGCTACATGCGCTGATAATCTCATTCCTGACAGCTACTGAGCTACCAGACGAAGGAATAATGGCAGAAATAGAATCCAAAGACTTGCCTACTCGATGGGAGGTCGAGCTGGAGGTATGTTGTATATCTAATGGGTGCTGATTTTGACTTTAGAATGTTTTGACGAAATATTAACCTTCAACATTTAGTTTGTTCAATCATTATCCAACTTACAGTACCTAAACTATTTGGCCTTAAATCGTTATCTTGAAGACGAGGTATTTCTGAATTATTTGGAATACTTGGAATATTGGAGGGAACCAGAGAATGCAAAGTATTTAGTGTAAgtttttatttttttttactttCTGCAAGATCATAGGTGCTAATTCGATAGATATCCGAATTGTTTACACATATTGACTTTACTAAAGAATGAGGAGTTTCGAAAACAAATTAAAGGTATGGATATAACCTCTACGCTGATGAACGACATGGTTGATAGGTGGAAGGATATTCCACAGGTAGTGAATGGAGAGGGAAAAcagaaaacaaaagataatgaaaacaaaaacgAGGAAACAGACGACAAGcggaaagaaaatataAACGAATCTCAAGTATTGAGTGAAAATGGCAGCAAAGGGTTGGCTACTGTCAAAGCACCCAATgaaccaaaagaattgCATGGTAATGTGGACCTTTCCCCTGGGATAAGACATTCTCGATCCCAGTCTCCCATGAATGAATCCCCAACCTCGGAACAGGCTTGAAATTATCATTTGTAGCATAGCATAATATATTTAACCGTATACGGTAATTATCTATACCAGACTGGGTTGTGGAAACTAACTTGAATGCCAGTATTTCTTTCCCGCCTAGAGAATCTGATTATCAGCTTTTTAGGTTTTCGCGTGTCAATTAATTCGTAGTTTACACTAACACGCATCAAACTCCAAATCAAATGACGGAGCCACTGGGAGAAGGACATGCTCTGAACGATGCCCTACGATCAACGCAGGAATTGCTTTCAGAGCATAACGATAATTTGGAAGCGGCGGACTACCCAAAACAGTCGGAGGCAGACAGGAATATTGCACTTGAGAAAGAACTCTCCCAGCTAAACAAAATCAACGACACATTGGATTCCGTATTGGAATCGATAATAGTCACCAACGCAAACATTGAGCGAATAATCACATCTTCTGAACAGTCCAATAAACTAATCGAAACATGGGCGAAGATCCTATCACAGAATAAACATACCTTTGAACTACTGGAGGATGACTCGTGGCAGGGATCATCAAGAGACATTGATACCTGGAATTCCAAGCTTATGGAATTGACAGAACTTCAAAGgaagcaaaaagaaatacaggAAAGATTGGGAAGGGAAAAGGATCAGGAGTTGAAACAAGAACAACAGGCACAggcaaagaaaagagaaagacaGGAAATGCTCCAAAGAAGACTTTACGGAAGACGGTCCACAATTAGGAAACAGTAATGGTATAATCGTAATAATATATTATAGTATAATATAATAAGAATAATAAAACATACAGTCAAAGGTTTACTCAGCCTTGACGATTTTGGCGATCAGGTCGCTTGCATCAACAGAGTCGTTCTCCTTGACTGCGATCTGTCCAATACGACCAGCAACAGGGGAGGAGATAACCATCTCCATCTTCATAGCAGATAGAACTGCAATTGGATCACCCTTCTTGACTTCGCCATTTTCGTGCACTCTAACCTCGACAACGACACCAGCCATTGGAGCACCAATCTCGTTAGGGTTGTGAGCATCAGCCTTAGGTCTAGTGATAGTTTCAACAGCGGCATTCTTGTCCTCAACTGTGACCTTTCTCATCTCACCGTTCAACTCAAAGTAGACTTCTCTGGTACCAGATGATTGAGATAGCTCACCAACAGCCATACACTTAATGATTAGAGTTTTTCCTTGCTCAATGGTAACATGTatctcttcatcaattttaGGAGGAGATAAGAAATGTCTGGTTGGAAGCACAGACAGATCACCATATAATTCTTGTTGCTTCTTGTAGGCTTCGTAAACCTTTGGGTACATGTTGTAAGAGGCAACGTCATTCTCAGTAACCTTACTGAAACGAGCCTCAAGATCCTCTCTAATGGCAGGAATGTTGTATGGCTCCAAAGTCAAACCAGGTCTGCTAGTtagctttcttcttttaCCTGAGATGACATTTGTTCTCAATGGTTCAGGGAAACCTCCATATGGAGTACCCATTAAgccttcaaaaaagtcaagaaCAGAATCTGGGAAATCTAACTCAGATGCCAATCTTTCGACATCTTCGGATGACAATTTATTAGATACCATGAATTGAGCCAAGTCACCAACGACCTTAGAGGTTGGCGTAACCTTTACAATGTCACCGAGTAACCTGTTAGCTGCCTCATATGCCTTCTTAGTTTCAACCCATTTTTCTCCCAGACCAACTTGCTGAGCTTGGAAGAGTAAGTTAGTCAATTGACCACCTGGGATTTCATGCTGGTAGACTTCAGGGTCAGGACCCTTAAGATCAGCCTCGAAACATGAGTACAAAAGTCTCATCTCGGCCCAGTAAGCATCAATCTCTCTAGCATTAGCTTCAGGGATACCAGTCTCAATTTCTCCATCTAAAGACGCAATGAAAGCAGACATTGAAGGTTGAGAAGTCATACCAGACATGGAGTTAACAGCACAGTCCACAACATCAGCACCAGCTCTAGCACAGGCCACCATGGAGGCAACACCAGTACCGGCAGAGTCATGGGTATGAACGTGGATTGGCAACGAGGGGAACTTTCTCCTCAAAGCAGAGATTAACTGTTTGGCAGCAGTAGGTTTCAACGTACCAGCCATGTCTTTTACAGCTAATATGTGGGTACCCATCTCAACAATCTCAGTGGCCAGGTTGATGTAGTATTCCAAGTTATACTTTTTACCTGGTTTCAACATGTCTCCGGAGTAACACATGGTGGCTTCAACAACACCTCCAGCTTTCTTGACAGCGTCAACTCCGACCTTCAATTGCTCGATATCGTTAAGAGCATCAAATACACGGAAGACATCAACACCAGTGTCTTTGGCCTGCTTAACAAAGTGATCAATAGCGTTATCTGGGAGAGAAGAGTAGGCAACACCGTTAGCACCTCTCAATAACATGGAGAATGGGATGTTTGGTACAGCTTTACGGAGTTTGCGCAATCTTTGCCATGGGTCCTCGTGCAAGAAACGCATGGAAACATCAAAAGTGGCACCTCCCCAACATTCCAGTGCAAAAGCGTGATGCAGGGCGTAAGAAGTAGCTGGAGCAATATTTAGTAAGTCAATAGTTCTAACACGAGTTGCGAGCAAAGACTGGTGAGCATCTCTCCAGGTAGTGTCCATAATCATACAACCAGGGAAGGCACGTACTTGTTGAGCAAATTGTTCAGGACCTTTCTCCAACAAAAACTGTCTCCATCCATCAGGAGGAGGAATAGAAACATCAATGACATCTCCATTTATGTCAGTGATTGCGGGGATATCAGCTTCCTTATGTAGTTTTGGCAGACCCAATTGTCCCTTGATTGAGGAACCATTAACAGCCAGATCACCTAAGTAAGCCAGCAGCTTCTGAGCTCTGTTCTGAGAAGTCaacattttgaacaattctGGGGTATCATCAATAAATGTAGTCCAACATTCGGAGGTCATGAAAACAGGGTGAGTCAGTAAAGCCAACAAGAAAGGAATGTTGGTCTTAACACCTCTAATTCTGAATTCAACTAAAGCTCTGATCATCTTACGACGAGCAATCTCGTAGTTAGAGCCAGAAGTGGAACACTTGACCAACATCGAATCATAATGGGGAGAGATGACGGCACCAGCAAACCCGTTACCACCGTCAAGTCTGACACCGTTACCACCAGAAGATCTATAAACTTCGATCTTTCCCGTGTCTGGTTGGAAATTCTTCGTAGGATCTTCAGTGGTGATACGACATTGAATAGCAAACCCACGTGTGgtgattttttcttgcaaTAAGCCTAGTTGTTCTAACGAAGCACCAGCAGCAATTTGAATTTGGGCAGCTACTATATCCACACCAGTGATCTCCTCAGTAATGGTGTGCTCAACTTGAATACGAGGGTTAATCTCAATAAAGTAGTGTCTGTACTGGCTGTCCACCAAAAACTCAGCGGTACCAGCGTTTCTATAATTGGCAGTCTTGGCTAATTTGACAGCGTCATTCAAGATTGCATTGCGGACCTCAACTGGGAGTGTCTTTGCAGGGGCAATTTCGACAACCTTTTGGtgtcttctttgaacagaaCAATCTCTCTCAAACAAATGAATAACATTACCGTAGTTATCAGCCAACAATTGGACCTCAATGTGCTTCGGTTTGTCCAAGAAACGTTCAATGAAAACAGTACCGTTACCGAACGCAGTCTTAGCCTCACTAGAAGCTCTAAGGAAAGCATCTTCTATGTCATCTCCTTCACGAACCACACGCATACCTCTTCCACCACCCCCAAAGGCGGCCTTGATGATAACTGGGTAACCGTATTCCTCAACAAAAGCTGTAGCCTGAGCAACGTCTTCAATTGGACCCGGGGTACCAGGGACGGTTGGAACATTGGCAGCGTAGGCCAAGTTTCTGGCCGAAACTTTGTCTCCAACAGCGTCGATGACGGTATCGGACGGTCCAACCCACAAGATACCATTTTCCTCGACTTTTCTAGCAAACTCCGAATTTTCAGACAAAAATCCGTAACCTGGGTGAATCATGTTAACGTTGTGCTTCACGGCAATCTTGATGATCTCGTCAATTGCAAGATAAGCCTGGACTGGAGAGTATTGGCCACGCTCACCGATGACATAAGCTTCGTCAGCCTTCAATCTGTGCATCGACAAACGATCCTCGTGAGAATAGATGGCCACCGTGTTCATTGAGAGCTCATGGGCTGTTCTAAAGATACGAATTGGAATTTCGCCTCTGTTGGCAACCAAAATCTTGTTCATTGTGCCCAGAAGAGACGAGTCACGTCTCAGCTGGTACAGCGGGGAGTAGTCTTCTTCGGCCATATCTGAAGGAATTGAATAAATATCCTGTCTTTTGATTTAGAGGAGtgataaaaaaaaagaaggtaTGGAAGCCAGAAGATTGGTAGGATAAAATTGCTGGACCCACTCACATCTTTATATATCGATACCAAGGAATTTTTACCGCCCAATTTGCGAAGGTCGTGTGCGGGTGAAAGATATTGGCACAACCGATCGAGAGAGCGAGCGAGATAGAGAAGGGGAGTATGTCAtaatctttttttcttggacAGAAAAGACCGGGGGTTCCTGTCTGTTGCTTAATCTCAGCAGGCAGGGGCATAGGGGGTTTGATGAGAGCGAATTAGATACAGGTACGGTTAGATGGTTTGGAGTGAAGGCCCGGCAGTGTGCCCTCTAATTGGCACCTTTCGAGTGGAAAAAGTACGGAATGAGTCAATAATTGGTCATCCATTCACAAGGCTAGCTCAAGCTGTAATCGGAGGATTGTCGGTGCAGGTCTATACGATGATGGTGTGTTTTAGCCCAAAAAAGATTATGAGTTTCATGCACTACCGATGATGAAatacaaaaaaaaaaaaaaaaaaccaaatGGGTGGGGTGAAGGTTCTCGAGTGGGGGTGTGCGAAATCTACGCATCGGACAGTAGATGACAAATTAGACTAGAGACAGTGGGAAAGGGCTATTCTTCCTGATTAGGATGAAGTTTCGAAGGATCGAAGTTTCTAGGCAATGCTGAATTTCAAGAGACAGTGGGTAgcattcttctttggtgatgaACTTAACATGAGGGAACGATGAACTTGTGGCAAGTTATTGAACCTACCCGGTTTTTTTGTTTAATGATAGCCCGAACCCCGGAGGGTTTACCATCAAGTACTTTTCCCCAGATTGTTTATATTTCCCGAGCAAGGATCCCAATGGCTCCATAAATAGATTCTCCGTTAGAAAATGTATTGTTAGTTTTTTTCGAAGTAGGACAAAACAGGCAACTGGCGTCCCTGCCCAAGTTTCAATTATCTCTCCTTTTCGAACTCCTTCCAAAATTCCTGTCCAGCGTAAAATTTACTATCCAGTGAATATGGAAGGAACCAGCAAATTGTGCTTCATAATACCTCAAATACTATGAACTGCATTGAGATATTACTGTAGTGTGAGCTCAGTTTTAAATAACAATTATTCAAACTAGTCAACATCCACACAGCATTCTGAAAGCATACTTCTCGAATGCTAGCTTACATATAGATTTTTCCCCTTCACAACTGACACACAAATCTAATCTCTTCTGGACCATTCCTGCCCATAGTTCCTTGGGCTCTGCAAGCCCTCTTCATTTGcatctttcaaacttaTGTTTACCTCTTCgttttccaaagtctcaaaaaaatcaaagaatacCTTCAATGCCAGCCCACCTGagaaaaagcaaaaaaaatctgaatCGAAGGATTGGAGTCCCAAGAGTCCACAAGGTGGACATCCCGAGTTTTCCGAAGAGGGCACCAGCTCCAAGGAGTCCAAAACTGTCCAACAGTTTCCTTCCTTCGATCACTTGATTGACGATTTACCATCGTTTGAAATGCATAATAGCTTGCTGAATAGAACTTTTCAAGCCACTGATTCCCCAAGCCATGATCTTCCTGACGACTCCTCCTCAACGGATGGCAACCAAAATCGTTTTTCCGAAAATCCTCCTGTTCGCCCTTCTTTGGTAACTCAGGGAACCGCAACCTCATTGACTCGTTTTCAGAACTCCAACCAGGACTCCATACTGAATAATTTGAACAGCTTGGCTAAAGTGCATGCGCCATTGAACGTCACAATCAAGCTTACCACAAAACATGGAGACGGAAAGAGGTCAACTCTGCTAGAGCCAATGCTGAAAGAATTTACCACTGGGGACATTGTCGCTGGTATCGTCACTGCCAGGAATACTAGTTCCAAACCCATCAAGTTTGACATGTTCACAGTTTCCCTGGAAGGATACGCTAAAGTTCTTACAGGATCAGGCTCGTCTAATCTCAAGTATTACTCTCATACATTTCTCAACATGTTTGACCTCAACGCATCGTTCCATACGTGTAACTCGCCTGAGTCCAACACTTTGAAGATCGATCCCAGTGATGGATTCTACATTGGACTTCCAGTGGACAAAGTTTTCCGGCCCAACGTGACGTACAAAAAATCATTcactttcaagtttccttCTGTGTTATTGGATCACGTTTGCACGCACCAGCATGATGCTCATTTTATGTTACCACCCACTTTTGGGCTGGACAGGAGCAGCATGGATGGGAGAGCCGAAAAAATTGCTATAAACGGCAATTCTGGCTATGGAGTTTTATATGAACCAGGTTCCCCTATTCTAACTAGAGATCTTAGTTATGCTAATGAGTCCGTTTCCTATGCAATCAAGGCGAGAGCCTTGAGTAAAAAAGAAGACTATGAAGTGCAGGACGGAGAGTTCAACAGAAATATTTTGGCTGAAAGTGAACACCATCTAAGGTTTATTCCGGTTAATGCGTACGACAACCCTGCGAATTATGAGCTTTCTACTGATGTCCAGTTTagaatgttgaaaaagtctATTGATTCCAACATTTGCAAGTTAGAGCAACACTACCAACTTATTTACTTTGGTATCGAACCCAATGATGTGGATTATAACTTTTCCAGGATGTACTTTAACgaaaaaaattcagaaaAAAAGCTTAACCCGTATAGTTATCAGAATAACATCAGCTTGCAATATGATGTCGAGAATTTGGACTGCTCCGAAAGGAAAAAGTTGCCCGATGCCAAGCAGTTTCAAAGTAGAAAGGTTTACGAAGAAGAGGCATTCGAACTAAAGAAACAATCAGTGATCAGCATCCCTATTTCAAATAAACGGTCTCAAAACGGTTTTATGCGAATGCGAGCCAAAATTCCTAGTACAGGACTAACGTACATTAGACCAAGATTCTGTACTCCTTCGGTGGAACAGAGTAAGAAGACTGGGCTAAACTTACAGGTAATAGAACTGGAATTGGAATATGTCCCACCCATGAATTGCCATACAATGAATGCATCCAAGATGATTAAACCTCCTCAACAGGATGTCGAGATCAAAGATATTCTACTTGAAACTATAACCTATAGGTCGATCGAGCCAGTGCCAGTTACCTTTGCGAATTTTAACTTCACCAAAGAGGATGAGCTGGCTGAACAcaagaaagattttcttACATTCCAAAAGCGTTTGGATAAGCTCCCTAAAAAATTCGTCCATGCTAACATGCCAAAACAGACTCTTAGAGACATCAAAGCTATGGTTGACCTGAGATATCATACTAACAACATCAAGGTTCtgaaaatcaaatctcAAGTACAAGAAAAATGGCGCCCGATAGAGatattggaagaagacaaaCCGTCTCCTAAGAGTACCCCAACCAGTCCTCTTTACGAGAAATCCACCAGTTATTTCCCTCCTGCGGAAACATACTTTGAAAGTCGAGCTAACAGCTTTAGTTCTCAAAGCGGAGAGAAAAATAGGTCCAAGATTAAGTGGAGCAAAAAAATTGTAATTGAGATTGATTTTAATTATCaacaagatttcaagaacctTGTCTTAGTGCCTACCTTCAGTACATGTTTGCTTGGACGACTGTATGGAATAGTCATCAATGTTGATCTCCATAGTTATGGGGTAAAGTCGCTAAACGTCCCGATAAAGGTGTACAATATGGGTGTTTAGGAGTTTGACTAACTAGATTAGTAAGAAGAAATGACCTGAAAAAACGTAATCATGATAAGCTGGGAAGTTATTGAATTGTGACTCAGTGTTTATCTTTGGCCCTGGAATGGGAAAGCATTGATGTTTTGATGTTTCTTCGGCAAATCGAACATTCTGGAACGTATATGAAGCCTTATTAATTTGATAGTGAAGAGTCAGAAAAGCGAAAAATTAGAAAGTCTCAATTGTATTGGGGGGTTTCCTGCATACTATCTCTGATTGCACCATACTGTATGACCCTCGAACAATAGAGCGCTATCACCTTTTGAACGTGTTGTTCTCATAAATGGGAAATGGGACTTCCGCTGACAATTCAGCTGAAACGTTTTTGGGCGGGTGACTCATTAAGTCTGTCCCTTCGGCCATTTTTACCTTATTGAGATCTAACCTCCTTAAATATATATAACGGGAGTAAGAACCTGCCTTTTTCTATATCTACTCTACTAGACTTCTCTATACTACCACTATTGGCTGTTGGTCATGCGCAACGAACTGCCACCGTATAGATCCGAAAACAGGGTTCAAATCCAGGACAAACATGATGATGATATCTATGACATATTGCCTTCATTCGAAATGCACAATTACTACCTTAACAGGACATTCAAGGATGTAGAATTGGAAACCACAAGACTTTCGGGTATATTTCAACCCCCTAGCTATTGCGATCATTCTACTACCACTAGCTCAACTGAGTCTAGTTCGTCTACGTTGTATTCCACTCCAAGTTTGCTGGAAGTCCGAAGATCAGGTATCTTGAATAACGTCAATAAGTTGCCCAAATTAGAAAAATCTCCTTTAATTCTACAAATTCATGTTACGAAAGATTTCCCCAAGTTAGGAAAGACTTCAATTCCAGAATCAGCTCTAAAGGAGTACACATCTAACGATCTTATCACTGGATATATCACTGTTCGTAATACCAGCTCTAAACCCGTTGATTTTCAAATGTTCACACTGTCCTTGGAAGGAACCTCAAAAATTATTCAACTTGATGGCCCTTCTAGCGGTTTACGctttttctccaagaatttCCTTAAAATGTTTGATTTATCtgtttccaacaacaataTACCGAACCAGGATCTCAAACCCGGTGCCGTTGACCCTGTAGATGGTACCTACTATGGTCTTCCTGAGGGCAACGTTCTACAACCCAATGTTACTTATAAGAAGTTTTTCGTCTTTAAGCTGCCAACTCAATGTCTTAATGACAAATGTCAGCATTTCGGTTGCCACCAGCAACATTTGATGCTTCCCCCAACTATGGGTGTAGACATTACCAGCTTCGATAAGAAGGCTCAAAGCATCAAAATTAATTCAAACTTGGGTTATGGTCGATTAGTTGGTGAGCTGGGGACCCCCATTAAGACTAAGGATTTTACCTCTGATTATGAATCTATTACTTATATGTTGAAGGCCCGATTTATCGGCGAATATGGCAACGAGCTGGCCCGTTTGTCTGAAAGAGAATACCACATCCGTTTTATTCCATATGGTTTCTGTCAACCTTATAATACCTCTTTGAGAGAAATAAACCCAGAGGTGCAGTTGTCTCAACTATACGAAACTTCTTTCAACCAATTAGCCGCACTAAGGCAAGAATCCGACCTCAGAAACAATTTTGGTGTTGAAGCTTCTACCACTCTGGGTCAGCTATACCTTcaagacgatgatgaagaggcAAAATTGAAGCAACAGAATCTAATAGAAAcggcttcttcttccgaaAAGCAAGTTTTGCAAGACAAGACGGAAAAGGCTAACCAGCTGGTGAGCTTCCCCATCTCCAATCCGAACAAGGATACTAACTACGAGGTCACAAACCTATTTCTGTTGAAGCAAAACAAACATACCAAGCTGCAGAGAGTTTTGAAAGGCTCTAAGCATAAGGACAGTGCCAGAAACGAGTTTGGAAGCATCACCATCATTGCCAATGTCCCTACCGAAGGTTTGCCATATATTGCACccaagttgttgaaatcttcttccgCCAAGCAAGGTCTTTTGAACCCAATGAATAAGGCTAACATCAACCTGCTAGAGAGCTCTCTAGACGACCTGGAAAAGTCTGATCTGAGTGTCATTGATATGAACTTGGAGTATGAACCGACTTCAGAGACCGGTTTACCAAATATTGATATAGCAAACATAATGTTGCAAGCCATAACAACCAAGACTTCCACATCTGCTCCCATAACTTTCGGAAATTCATCCAAGCTTTTCAATGGCTACTTCAAGGACCCTGAAACAAACCAAGAAATCAACAAGTTTGACTTCTATGTgctcaaattcaagaagttgCAGAGGCAAATCCAAAAGATGAGCGAGACGGATCTGGCTCTATTTGATCGTCAAACTGCTTCGGATATTGCCAGTATCGCCAGTATGCAATATCGTAAGAACTACATTCCAAACGTGGTTCAGATACAGTCAATGATCAATGGAAAATGGACTAAGCAAGCTGATTCCAACAAATACAAAAAGAATATTAAAATCCTAATCAAACTTAACGATACTAACAAAAATAACTACACAGTGATTCCCACTTTCGAAGATTGTTTGATATCGAGGCTATACAACTTGAAGCTGGATCtctcattcaaagagaacacTGCATCAAAGGACGGCTTTGAGATGAGCCGCAGTTTGTATATCCCTATCAGAGTGAGAAAGTTCGACTTCAACGAGTAGTCATTCGTAATCTAAGTACTTTTTATTTAAGAATTATATCTctctaatttttcaatatctaTCTATGGGTCGTCTTCACCGACGATCTGCATCCAAGTTTtaccttcttttttcagttcTTGGGTGATTTCCTGTTTAATCTTATATGGCAAGCTTGGGCCTCTGTAGGCAAATGCAGTGTATAATTCGACAAAAGTAGCACCTGCCTTAGCAAAGTCTATAGCGTCCTTTCCACTTGCAATTCCTCCACATCCGACGAGTACCAAATTGGAATCCTTAGTGTACTTCCTCAAGTACCGTAAAGCCTTAAGAGATAAAGGTTTAAGCGGTCTACCAGACAGACCTCCACTTTCTTGCAGGATGGGATCATTAGGAGAAACATAAGTGGTTGGTCTAGAAATTGTGGTATTAGAAACGACGATACCATCGATACGGGCATTTTTTGCGGATGTTGCAATGTCTTtaatctcttcttctgttaGATCGGGAGCAATTTTAACCAAAACAGGGGCCTTAGATTTGTTGTCTAGAGCACTATTGACCTTATCTCTTTCGCTAACGACTCGCTCCAACAGACTGGTCAGTTTCGATCCAGCCTGAAGATCTCTTAGACCAGGGGTGTTTGGGGAAGAAACATTGATAACTAAAACATCAGCATAGGGACCTAAACGTTGTATACCTTTGACATAATCTTCGACTTCGTCCCCTGTTTTATTCTTACCCAAATTGATTCCCAATAACTTACCAGGTCTGAAAGCATTATTGGGTGGAGGTTGGCCACTTTTCTGGTAGTCTTTTACAAATGAATCAAACCTCTTTCGCAGCCTTGCCAAAACATTCCAATGCCCAGAAGAATTGAATCCATACCTGTTTATGACTGATTCATCTTTGGGAATTCTGAAAAAACGGGGTTTAGGATTTCCTGGTTGAGGTTCAGGAGTAATTGAACCAATTTCAACGTAACTAAATCCAGTATTGTAAAGACCGTCCATTGCTTCACC
This window of the Komagataella phaffii GS115 chromosome 2, complete sequence genome carries:
- a CDS encoding Pyruvate carboxylase isoform, cytoplasmic enzyme that converts pyruvate to oxaloacetate — its product is MAEEDYSPLYQLRRDSSLLGTMNKILVANRGEIPIRIFRTAHELSMNTVAIYSHEDRLSMHRLKADEAYVIGERGQYSPVQAYLAIDEIIKIAVKHNVNMIHPGYGFLSENSEFARKVEENGILWVGPSDTVIDAVGDKVSARNLAYAANVPTVPGTPGPIEDVAQATAFVEEYGYPVIIKAAFGGGGRGMRVVREGDDIEDAFLRASSEAKTAFGNGTVFIERFLDKPKHIEVQLLADNYGNVIHLFERDCSVQRRHQKVVEIAPAKTLPVEVRNAILNDAVKLAKTANYRNAGTAEFLVDSQYRHYFIEINPRIQVEHTITEEITGVDIVAAQIQIAAGASLEQLGLLQEKITTRGFAIQCRITTEDPTKNFQPDTGKIEVYRSSGGNGVRLDGGNGFAGAVISPHYDSMLVKCSTSGSNYEIARRKMIRALVEFRIRGVKTNIPFLLALLTHPVFMTSECWTTFIDDTPELFKMLTSQNRAQKLLAYLGDLAVNGSSIKGQLGLPKLHKEADIPAITDINGDVIDVSIPPPDGWRQFLLEKGPEQFAQQVRAFPGCMIMDTTWRDAHQSLLATRVRTIDLLNIAPATSYALHHAFALECWGGATFDVSMRFLHEDPWQRLRKLRKAVPNIPFSMLLRGANGVAYSSLPDNAIDHFVKQAKDTGVDVFRVFDALNDIEQLKVGVDAVKKAGGVVEATMCYSGDMLKPGKKYNLEYYINLATEIVEMGTHILAVKDMAGTLKPTAAKQLISALRRKFPSLPIHVHTHDSAGTGVASMVACARAGADVVDCAVNSMSGMTSQPSMSAFIASLDGEIETGIPEANAREIDAYWAEMRLLYSCFEADLKGPDPEVYQHEIPGGQLTNLLFQAQQVGLGEKWVETKKAYEAANRLLGDIVKVTPTSKVVGDLAQFMVSNKLSSEDVERLASELDFPDSVLDFFEGLMGTPYGGFPEPLRTNVISGKRRKLTSRPGLTLEPYNIPAIREDLEARFSKVTENDVASYNMYPKVYEAYKKQQELYGDLSVLPTRHFLSPPKIDEEIHVTIEQGKTLIIKCMAVGELSQSSGTREVYFELNGEMRKVTVEDKNAAVETITRPKADAHNPNEIGAPMAGVVVEVRVHENGEVKKGDPIAVLSAMKMEMVISSPVAGRIGQIAVKENDSVDASDLIAKIVKAE
- a CDS encoding Component of the Rsp5p E3-ubiquitin ligase complex, translating into MFTSSFSKVSKKSKNTFNASPPEKKQKKSESKDWSPKSPQGGHPEFSEEGTSSKESKTVQQFPSFDHLIDDLPSFEMHNSLLNRTFQATDSPSHDLPDDSSSTDGNQNRFSENPPVRPSLVTQGTATSLTRFQNSNQDSILNNLNSLAKVHAPLNVTIKLTTKHGDGKRSTLLEPMLKEFTTGDIVAGIVTARNTSSKPIKFDMFTVSLEGYAKVLTGSGSSNLKYYSHTFLNMFDLNASFHTCNSPESNTLKIDPSDGFYIGLPVDKVFRPNVTYKKSFTFKFPSVLLDHVCTHQHDAHFMLPPTFGLDRSSMDGRAEKIAINGNSGYGVLYEPGSPILTRDLSYANESVSYAIKARALSKKEDYEVQDGEFNRNILAESEHHLRFIPVNAYDNPANYELSTDVQFRMLKKSIDSNICKLEQHYQLIYFGIEPNDVDYNFSRMYFNEKNSEKKLNPYSYQNNISLQYDVENLDCSERKKLPDAKQFQSRKVYEEEAFELKKQSVISIPISNKRSQNGFMRMRAKIPSTGLTYIRPRFCTPSVEQSKKTGLNLQVIELELEYVPPMNCHTMNASKMIKPPQQDVEIKDILLETITYRSIEPVPVTFANFNFTKEDELAEHKKDFLTFQKRLDKLPKKFVHANMPKQTLRDIKAMVDLRYHTNNIKVLKIKSQVQEKWRPIEILEEDKPSPKSTPTSPLYEKSTSYFPPAETYFESRANSFSSQSGEKNRSKIKWSKKIVIEIDFNYQQDFKNLVLVPTFSTCLLGRLYGIVINVDLHSYGVKSLNVPIKVYNMGV